The sequence GACGTTGAGTTCGTAAAAACTGTCCGTGAATTGTGCGACCAGAATAACGCATTGCTTATTTTCGACGAAGTTCAAACCGGTTTTGGCCGTACCGGCACACTGTACGCTTACGAGCAGCTAGGCGTAACACCTGACATTTTAACGTCAGCGAAAGCGCTGGGCGGCGGTTTCCCAATTGGCGCTATGCTAACGACCAAAGAAATTGCCGAGCACCTGAAGCCAGGAACGCATGGTAGTACTTATGGTGGTAACCCACTGGCCTGTGCGGTCTCAGAAGCTGTCTTCGATATTGTGAACACCAAAGAAACATTAGATGGCGTTAAGAAACGCGAACAGCTTTTCAAAGAAGAACTGCAACGCATTAATGACAAGTATAATGTGTTCAGCGAAATTCGCGGCCAGGGCTTGTTGTTGGGCGCAGCGCTTAACGAGCAATACGAAGGCAAAGCGCGTGAGTTTTTGTTAGCGGGACAAGAGCACGGTGTTATGGTGCTGGTAGCAGGCGCAAACGTTGTGCGCTTTACACCATCGCTGATTATCTCTGAAAACGATATTAAAGAAGGCCTGCAACGCTTTGAAAAAGCCGTTGCTCAGGTTGCTGGCTAATTACTGAGGCGTTTTTATGTTGCTAATCAGACCCATTAAGCCGTCGGATTACGAAGCGCTTTATCAATGTGCGATTGAGTCGGGCCACGGGTTTACCTCGTTGCCCGTCGATCAGTCGCTATTAGAGCGTCGTATTGATC comes from Idiomarina sp. X4 and encodes:
- a CDS encoding aspartate aminotransferase family protein; amino-acid sequence: MAVNREMFNDVMVPNYNPASMIPVKGEGARVWDQDGREYVDFAGGIAVNCLGHCHPAMVSALQEQSQKLWHLSNVFTNEPAIRLAKKLTDATFADRVYYANSGAEANEAALKLARRWAIEKHGEHKQKIIAFTKGFHGRTFFTVTVGGQPAYSDGFGPKPGAVEHVDYNDAEALKALISEDTCAVMMEPLQGEGGVVAPDVEFVKTVRELCDQNNALLIFDEVQTGFGRTGTLYAYEQLGVTPDILTSAKALGGGFPIGAMLTTKEIAEHLKPGTHGSTYGGNPLACAVSEAVFDIVNTKETLDGVKKREQLFKEELQRINDKYNVFSEIRGQGLLLGAALNEQYEGKAREFLLAGQEHGVMVLVAGANVVRFTPSLIISENDIKEGLQRFEKAVAQVAG